The genomic stretch CTATGTCTGAGCAAGTTCAAACAAAAATTATAGAAGCCTTAAATAGTGTGATTAAAACCGAACATAAATCTGTTGACAATGAAGCGTTTAATATATTAGCAGATACGCTTGAGCAGATAGCTCCAAGATAGAATAATAGAATTTGCAATTAAGTTTTGCCCGCTAGAAATAGCGGGCTTTTCTTTTAGCACTAGATATTTCCTCTTGCCATTTTCTGTTACCCTCTTTAAACTAATACAAGTATTTAGCGGGGCGTAGCGCAGCATGGCTAGCGCGCCTGAATGGGGTTCAGGAGGTCGGCGGTTCGAGTCCGCCCGCCCCGATTTATCTTTCAACTTAAGGTTGTAAGATGGTAGCGAGATATGATAGCATATATATAGTGAGTTTAACCTTTCAACAAGAGGAGGCGTAGATGGAAGCATATTGCGTAAAATGTAAAGCCAAGAAGGAAATGCAGGATGGTGAAGAAGTAACTATGAAAAATGGTAGAAAAGCAATGAAGGGAAAATGTCCTGATTGCGGTACATCTTTATTTCGCATTTTAGGATCTAAATAGCGACAGGAAAGTAGTAAGAGTGGATTCATACTGTAAAGCAAGACTCATTGCCGGTCTTACTCAAGATAAGGGCGGCAATGATGTTGTATTAATGCATATAGGTAAATTAGTGAGCTTTGCCGATTTTTTTGTTATCTGCAGCGCTGATTCAGCCCGGCAAGTCAAAGCAATAGTCGATCATGTAATCTCAAGCACCAAAAATAATAAGATTAAAATTTGGCAT from Candidatus Kaelpia aquatica encodes the following:
- a CDS encoding DUF5679 domain-containing protein yields the protein MEAYCVKCKAKKEMQDGEEVTMKNGRKAMKGKCPDCGTSLFRILGSK
- the rsfS gene encoding ribosome silencing factor; the protein is MDSYCKARLIAGLTQDKGGNDVVLMHIGKLVSFADFFVICSADSARQVKAIVDHVISSTKNNKIKIWHSEGYEKSDWVLLDYGDIVVHVFTEEQRLFYELERLWSDLPLEHIEAA